A window of Brevibacterium ihuae contains these coding sequences:
- a CDS encoding glycosyltransferase, which translates to MTTAGFDCCVVVPAHDEEDLVAGTLESLHEAAAAAGIRPRIIVVADACTDATAAISARLGAEVVETAARSVGAARRAGFEHILDRASAPGTGTAPADDALWLATTDADSTVPLTWFSRHLAYRDSGADLVVGTVVLEPGPPVDPVHERWASEYALKIEAERHHHIHGANLGFTAGAYRALGGFRALPLHEDVDLVRRATASDLSVVWALDIPVTTSRRTHGRSPGGFSDDLKAMVP; encoded by the coding sequence GTGACCACTGCAGGGTTCGACTGCTGCGTCGTCGTACCGGCCCACGACGAGGAGGACCTCGTCGCCGGGACCCTCGAGTCGCTCCACGAGGCCGCGGCAGCTGCGGGTATCCGTCCCCGAATCATCGTCGTCGCCGATGCGTGCACGGATGCCACCGCCGCGATCTCCGCCCGTCTCGGAGCCGAGGTCGTCGAGACCGCCGCCCGCAGCGTCGGCGCGGCGCGGCGGGCCGGATTCGAGCACATCCTCGACCGCGCGAGCGCTCCCGGCACCGGCACGGCCCCCGCCGATGACGCGCTGTGGCTGGCGACGACCGACGCCGACAGCACCGTTCCGCTCACCTGGTTCTCCCGCCATCTCGCGTATCGCGATTCCGGGGCGGACCTCGTCGTCGGAACCGTGGTCCTCGAGCCCGGGCCGCCCGTCGACCCCGTCCACGAGCGGTGGGCGAGCGAGTACGCCCTCAAGATCGAGGCCGAGCGCCATCACCACATCCACGGCGCCAACCTCGGTTTCACTGCCGGCGCCTACCGCGCCCTGGGCGGATTCCGGGCGCTCCCGCTCCACGAGGACGTCGACCTCGTGCGCCGCGCGACCGCCTCCGACCTGTCGGTGGTCTGGGCGCTCGACATCCCGGTCACCACGTCCCGCCGCACCCACGGCCGCTCCCCCGGCGGCTTCTCCGACGACCTGAAGGCGATGGTTCCATGA
- a CDS encoding acyl-CoA dehydrogenase family protein, with protein sequence MTTRTPGPASAEPTTTITAGPPREPEPRGALASRIRTVDLPLPGRGDTLARWAGLARLTREDIVTGRLVEAHLDAAAITTDLGAPELVEPGSHWGVWAAQPPQPLLTASEGSAGWVLDGTKPWCSGASMCTHALVTATTNPGSPNSPAQIALFAVDLRQSGVRAVPDTWPAVGMAASDSGWVEFESVPARRLGSHADYLDRPGFWHGGVGVAACWFGGARAVAQTLFDRALRPNASPLVQAHAGAAAAELAAGWSLLEHTAAVFDADPHDDRGLLMGRALMVRTRIDRMAAAVIDRVGRALGAGPLCSDGAHAQRVADLSVYIRQTHAEADEATVAAEVRGHAYRTAGRDEGSAPAGESGSGGSVAPVDAVAHWDALIGLDSAPLLSAEN encoded by the coding sequence ATGACCACCCGCACCCCCGGCCCTGCGAGCGCCGAACCCACGACCACGATCACTGCGGGCCCCCCGCGCGAGCCGGAGCCGCGGGGCGCGCTCGCCTCCCGGATCCGCACGGTCGACCTCCCGCTCCCGGGCCGCGGTGACACCCTCGCGCGGTGGGCGGGCCTCGCCCGGCTCACCAGGGAGGACATCGTCACCGGCAGGCTGGTCGAAGCGCACCTCGACGCCGCTGCGATCACCACCGACCTCGGCGCGCCCGAGCTCGTCGAGCCGGGATCCCATTGGGGGGTGTGGGCCGCGCAGCCGCCCCAGCCCCTCCTCACCGCGTCCGAAGGCTCTGCCGGGTGGGTGCTCGACGGCACCAAGCCGTGGTGCTCGGGCGCCTCGATGTGCACCCACGCCCTCGTCACCGCCACCACGAACCCCGGTTCCCCCAACTCCCCGGCTCAGATCGCGCTCTTCGCCGTCGACCTCCGGCAGTCCGGGGTCCGGGCGGTGCCGGACACGTGGCCGGCCGTGGGGATGGCGGCGAGCGACTCCGGCTGGGTCGAGTTCGAGTCGGTCCCGGCCCGGCGGCTCGGCAGCCACGCGGACTACCTCGATCGGCCGGGTTTCTGGCACGGCGGGGTCGGTGTGGCCGCCTGCTGGTTCGGCGGTGCGCGGGCCGTCGCGCAGACGCTGTTCGATCGGGCGCTGCGACCGAACGCATCCCCGCTCGTCCAGGCCCACGCCGGCGCGGCGGCCGCCGAGCTCGCCGCTGGATGGAGTCTCCTCGAGCACACGGCCGCGGTGTTCGACGCCGACCCGCACGACGACCGCGGACTGCTCATGGGCCGCGCCCTCATGGTCCGCACCCGCATCGACCGCATGGCCGCCGCCGTCATCGACCGGGTGGGGCGCGCTCTCGGCGCCGGCCCGCTGTGCTCGGACGGCGCACACGCCCAGCGCGTGGCCGACCTGAGCGTCTACATCCGCCAGACCCATGCCGAGGCCGACGAGGCGACCGTCGCCGCCGAGGTGCGCGGCCACGCCTACCGGACCGCCGGTCGCGACGAGGGGTCGGCGCCGGCAGGAGAGAGCGGATCCGGCGGCTCCGTCGCTCCGGTCGATGCGGTCGCACACTGGGATGCACTCATCGGTCTCGATTCGGCTCCGCTGCTCAGTGCCGAGAACTGA
- a CDS encoding bifunctional PIG-L family deacetylase/class I SAM-dependent methyltransferase, with translation MAEHDAAAAFSGDDAPLTSDDALAAYEAGVPDWASAPDDRGRWAPVDMPALVVVAPHPDDEIVGAGALIGAAVRAGIPVTVVAVTDGDGSHPAAAIPPDELARIRTRESEEALADLATLAPAGAAGQPIRRIRLGLPDGGVTGAEDRAADGIAAVLDVAPPGTWVAAPVRVDGHPDHDASGRAAHRAAARYPSVRTVDFPVWLWQHSTPGEHPEVEWDAARAIDVDEELIEARYRAMSRFRSQISLDHGVPVDRSGEDPETSVVLPPRVRARMLRRRQVVFPHPAGAFAALYRSGEDPWNLADRWYEERKYALTLALLPKRRFRRGYEPGCSIGVLTAQLAPRCEELIAADIIPQAIETARARVEHPAVEFRVGGIGDWPEGEFDLIVLSELAYYLGDEEFATASDRAARSLADDGVLVAAHWRHPIPGAYREAEAIHAALAAQAGWVRHASYRDADVLIETFGPPGPSVAEAEFLSAD, from the coding sequence ATGGCTGAGCACGACGCCGCCGCGGCGTTCTCAGGTGATGACGCGCCGCTCACCTCGGACGATGCCCTCGCCGCGTACGAGGCGGGCGTCCCGGACTGGGCCAGCGCACCGGACGACCGGGGGCGCTGGGCACCGGTGGACATGCCTGCGCTCGTCGTCGTCGCACCGCATCCCGACGACGAGATCGTCGGCGCCGGTGCGCTCATCGGCGCAGCCGTGCGCGCCGGGATCCCCGTCACCGTCGTCGCGGTGACCGACGGGGACGGGTCCCATCCGGCTGCCGCGATCCCGCCCGACGAGCTCGCCCGGATCCGCACCCGCGAATCCGAGGAGGCGCTGGCCGATCTCGCGACCCTGGCACCCGCCGGAGCCGCGGGGCAGCCCATCCGGCGCATTCGCCTCGGGCTGCCCGACGGCGGAGTGACCGGAGCGGAGGACCGGGCGGCGGACGGCATCGCTGCGGTGCTCGACGTCGCTCCCCCCGGCACCTGGGTCGCCGCGCCGGTGCGGGTGGACGGCCACCCGGATCATGATGCGAGCGGACGGGCGGCCCACCGCGCCGCCGCCCGCTACCCGAGCGTGCGCACCGTCGACTTCCCGGTCTGGCTGTGGCAGCACTCGACACCGGGCGAGCATCCGGAGGTGGAGTGGGACGCAGCCCGGGCGATCGACGTCGACGAGGAGCTGATCGAGGCGCGGTACCGCGCGATGAGCCGGTTCCGGTCCCAGATCAGCCTCGACCACGGGGTGCCCGTCGACCGGTCCGGAGAGGACCCGGAGACCTCGGTCGTGCTGCCGCCCCGCGTCCGCGCGCGCATGCTGCGCCGCCGGCAAGTCGTGTTCCCGCATCCGGCCGGCGCCTTCGCGGCGCTCTACCGCTCGGGTGAGGATCCGTGGAATCTGGCCGACCGGTGGTACGAGGAGCGGAAGTACGCCCTCACGCTCGCTCTGCTGCCCAAGCGCCGGTTCCGCCGCGGGTACGAGCCGGGATGCTCGATCGGCGTCCTCACCGCACAGCTCGCCCCGCGCTGCGAGGAGCTCATCGCCGCCGACATCATCCCGCAGGCGATCGAGACCGCCCGTGCCCGGGTCGAGCATCCGGCGGTCGAGTTCCGGGTCGGCGGGATCGGCGACTGGCCCGAGGGCGAGTTCGACCTCATCGTGCTCAGCGAGCTCGCCTACTACCTCGGGGACGAGGAGTTCGCGACAGCGAGCGACCGGGCGGCCCGCTCGCTCGCGGACGACGGCGTGCTCGTCGCCGCCCACTGGCGCCACCCGATCCCCGGCGCCTACCGCGAGGCCGAGGCGATCCACGCCGCGCTAGCCGCACAGGCGGGGTGGGTGCGCCACGCCTCCTACCGCGACGCCGACGTCCTCATCGAGACCTTCGGACCGCCCGGACCGAGCGTCGCGGAGGCGGAGTTCCTCAGCGCGGACTAG